A stretch of the Microcebus murinus isolate Inina chromosome 6, M.murinus_Inina_mat1.0, whole genome shotgun sequence genome encodes the following:
- the BAG5 gene encoding BAG family molecular chaperone regulator 5 isoform X1: protein MHSAIRTLNGSACETEHDKSMDMGNQHPSISRLQEIQKEVKSIEQQVVGFSGLPDDKNYKKLERFLTKQLFEIDSVDTEGKGDIQQARKRAAQETERLLKELEQNANHPHRIEIQNIFKEAQSLVREKIVPFHTGGNCVTDEFEEGIQDIILRLTHVKTGGKISLRKARYHTLTKICAVQEIIEDCMKKQPSLPLSEDVHPSVAKINSVMCEVNKARGTLIALLMGVNNNETCRHLSCVLSGLIADLDALDVCGRTEIRNYRREVVEDINKLLKYLDLEEEADTTKAFDLGQNHSILKIEKVLKRMREIKNELLQAQNPSELYLSSKTELQGLIGQLDEVSLEKNPCIREARRRAVIEVQTLITYIDLKEALEKRKFFACEEHPSHTAVWNVLENLSEIQEEVLSFDGNRADKNYIRLEELLTKQLLALDAVDPQGEEKCKAARKQAVKLAQNILSYLDLKSDEWEY, encoded by the exons ATGCATTCAGCCATTCGGACTCTAAACGGGAG TGCTTGTGAAACTGAACACGACAAAAGTATGGATATGGGAAACCAACATCCTTCTATTAGTAGGCTTCAGGAAATCCAAAAGGAAGTAAAAAGCATAGAACAGCAAGTAGTTGGCTTCAGTGGTCTGCCAGATGACAAGAATTACAAGAAACTGGAGAGGTTTCTAACAAAACAACTGTTTGAAATAGACTCTGTAGATACTGAAGGGAAAGGAGACATTCAGcaagctaggaagagggcagcaCAGGAGACAGAGCGTCTTCTCAAAGAGTTGGAGCAGAATGCAAACCACCCACACCGGATTgaaatacagaacatttttaagGAAGCCCAGTCCCTTGTGAGAGAGAAAATCGTGCCATTTCATACTGGAGGCAACTGCGTAACTGATGAATTTGAAGAAGGCATCCAGGATATCATTCTGAGGCTGACACATGTTAAAACTGGAGGGAAGATCTCCTTGCGGAAAGCAAGGTATCACACTTTAACCAAAATCTGTGCAGTGCAAGAGATTATTGAAGACTGCATGAAAAAGCAGCCTTCCCTGCCACTCTCTGAGGATGTGCATCCTTCTGTGGCCAAAATTAACTCTGTGATGTGTGAAGTGAACAAGGCCAGAGGCACTCTGATTGCACTTCTGATGGGAGTGAACAATAATGAGACTTGCAGGCACTTATCTTGTGTGCTGTCAGGGTTGATTGCAGATCTGGATGCTTTAGATGTGTGCGGGCGTACAGAAATCAGAAATTATCGAAGGGAGGTAGTAGAAGATATCaacaaattattgaaatatttggaTTTGGAAGAGGAAGCAGATACTACCAAAGCATTTGACCTGGGACAGAAtcattccattttaaagatagaaaaggtcctcaagagaatgagagaaataaaaaatgaacttctCCAAGCACAGAACCCTTCTGAATTGTACCTGAGCTCCAAGACAGAATTGCAGGGTTTGATTGGACAGCTGGACGAGGTAAGTCTAGAAAAAAACCCCTGCATCCGGGAAGCCAGGAGGAGAGCCGTGATCGAGGTGCAAACCCTGATCACTTACATTGACCTGAAGGAGGCGCTtgagaaaagaaagttttttgCTTGTGAGGAGCACCCATCCCATACAGCAGTCTGGAACGTCCTTGAAAACTTGTCAGAGATCCAGGAAGAAGTTCTTTCATTTGATGGCAATCGAGCCGATAAGAACTACATCCGGCTGGAGGAGCTGCTCACCAAGCAGCTGCTGGCGCTGGATGCTGTGGATCCGCAGGGAGAAGAGAAGTGTAAGGCTGCCAGGAAACAGGCGGTGAAGCTTGCCCAGAATATTCTCAGCTATCTCGACTTGAAATCCGATGAATGGGAGTACTAA
- the BAG5 gene encoding BAG family molecular chaperone regulator 5 isoform X2, whose product MDMGNQHPSISRLQEIQKEVKSIEQQVVGFSGLPDDKNYKKLERFLTKQLFEIDSVDTEGKGDIQQARKRAAQETERLLKELEQNANHPHRIEIQNIFKEAQSLVREKIVPFHTGGNCVTDEFEEGIQDIILRLTHVKTGGKISLRKARYHTLTKICAVQEIIEDCMKKQPSLPLSEDVHPSVAKINSVMCEVNKARGTLIALLMGVNNNETCRHLSCVLSGLIADLDALDVCGRTEIRNYRREVVEDINKLLKYLDLEEEADTTKAFDLGQNHSILKIEKVLKRMREIKNELLQAQNPSELYLSSKTELQGLIGQLDEVSLEKNPCIREARRRAVIEVQTLITYIDLKEALEKRKFFACEEHPSHTAVWNVLENLSEIQEEVLSFDGNRADKNYIRLEELLTKQLLALDAVDPQGEEKCKAARKQAVKLAQNILSYLDLKSDEWEY is encoded by the coding sequence ATGGATATGGGAAACCAACATCCTTCTATTAGTAGGCTTCAGGAAATCCAAAAGGAAGTAAAAAGCATAGAACAGCAAGTAGTTGGCTTCAGTGGTCTGCCAGATGACAAGAATTACAAGAAACTGGAGAGGTTTCTAACAAAACAACTGTTTGAAATAGACTCTGTAGATACTGAAGGGAAAGGAGACATTCAGcaagctaggaagagggcagcaCAGGAGACAGAGCGTCTTCTCAAAGAGTTGGAGCAGAATGCAAACCACCCACACCGGATTgaaatacagaacatttttaagGAAGCCCAGTCCCTTGTGAGAGAGAAAATCGTGCCATTTCATACTGGAGGCAACTGCGTAACTGATGAATTTGAAGAAGGCATCCAGGATATCATTCTGAGGCTGACACATGTTAAAACTGGAGGGAAGATCTCCTTGCGGAAAGCAAGGTATCACACTTTAACCAAAATCTGTGCAGTGCAAGAGATTATTGAAGACTGCATGAAAAAGCAGCCTTCCCTGCCACTCTCTGAGGATGTGCATCCTTCTGTGGCCAAAATTAACTCTGTGATGTGTGAAGTGAACAAGGCCAGAGGCACTCTGATTGCACTTCTGATGGGAGTGAACAATAATGAGACTTGCAGGCACTTATCTTGTGTGCTGTCAGGGTTGATTGCAGATCTGGATGCTTTAGATGTGTGCGGGCGTACAGAAATCAGAAATTATCGAAGGGAGGTAGTAGAAGATATCaacaaattattgaaatatttggaTTTGGAAGAGGAAGCAGATACTACCAAAGCATTTGACCTGGGACAGAAtcattccattttaaagatagaaaaggtcctcaagagaatgagagaaataaaaaatgaacttctCCAAGCACAGAACCCTTCTGAATTGTACCTGAGCTCCAAGACAGAATTGCAGGGTTTGATTGGACAGCTGGACGAGGTAAGTCTAGAAAAAAACCCCTGCATCCGGGAAGCCAGGAGGAGAGCCGTGATCGAGGTGCAAACCCTGATCACTTACATTGACCTGAAGGAGGCGCTtgagaaaagaaagttttttgCTTGTGAGGAGCACCCATCCCATACAGCAGTCTGGAACGTCCTTGAAAACTTGTCAGAGATCCAGGAAGAAGTTCTTTCATTTGATGGCAATCGAGCCGATAAGAACTACATCCGGCTGGAGGAGCTGCTCACCAAGCAGCTGCTGGCGCTGGATGCTGTGGATCCGCAGGGAGAAGAGAAGTGTAAGGCTGCCAGGAAACAGGCGGTGAAGCTTGCCCAGAATATTCTCAGCTATCTCGACTTGAAATCCGATGAATGGGAGTACTAA